One genomic segment of Capricornis sumatraensis isolate serow.1 chromosome X, serow.2, whole genome shotgun sequence includes these proteins:
- the DUSP9 gene encoding dual specificity protein phosphatase 9, whose translation MEGLGRSCLWLRRELSPPRPRLLLLDCRSRELYESARIGGALSVALPALLLRRLRRGSLSVRALLPGPPLQPPPPAPVLLYDQGGGRHWRAEAEAEEWEADSVLGTLLQKLREEGYLAYYLQGGFSRFQAECPHLCETSLDRRGGLSMAPLPSPVVGLGGLCLGSDCSDADSEPDRDAMSCGLDLEGTTPPPAGLLSSFPVQILPNLYLGSARDSANVESLAKLGIRYILNVTPNLPNLFEKNGEFHYKQIPISDHWSQNLSQFFPEAIAFIDEALSQNCGVLVHCLAGVSRSVTVTVAYLMQKLHLSLNDAYDLVKRKKSNISPNFSFMGQLLDFERTLQLEERRARERGSGGQESTASDPPSFFTTPTSDGVFELDAT comes from the exons ATGGAGGGTCTGGGCCGCTCGTGCCTGTGGCTGCGCCGGGAGCTGTCGCCCCCGCGCCCGCGGCTGCTGCTGCTCGACTGCCGCAGCCGCGAGCTTTACGAGTCGGCGCGCATCGGCGGGGCGCTGAGCGTGGCCCTGCCCGCGCTGCTGCTGCGCCGCCTGCGGCGGGGGAGCCTGTCGGTACGAGCGCTATTACCGGGGCCACCACTGCAgccaccgccccccgccccggtgCTCCTGTACGACCAGGGCGGGGGCCGGCACTGGCGCGCCGAGGCCGAGGCCGAGGAGTGGGAAGCCGACTCGGTGCTGGGCACTCTGCTGCAGAAGCTTCGGGAGGAAGGCTACCTGGCCTACTACCTACAGG GTGGCTTCAGCAGATTCCAGGCCGAGTGCCCTCACCTCTGTGAGACCAGCCTTGACCGCCGAGGGGGCCTGAGCATGGCCCCACTGCCCAGCCctgtggtggggctggggggcctGTGCCTGGGCTCTGACTGCTCTGATGCGGATTCCGAGCCTGACCGTGATGCCATGAGCTGCGGCCTGGATTTGGAGGGCACCACGCCCCCCCCAGCGGGGCTGCTGTCATCCTTCCCCGTCCAGATCTTGCCCAACCTCTACCTGGGCAGCGCCCGCGATTCAGCGAACGTGGAGAGCTTGGCCAAGCTGGGCATCCGCTACATCCTCAATGTCACCCCCAACCTCCCCAACCTCTTTGAGAAGAATGGCGAATTTCACTACAAGCAGATCCCCATCTCGGACCACTGGAGCCAGAATTTGTCCCAGTTCTTTCCGGAGGCCATCGCGTTCATTG ACGAGGCCTTGTCGCAGAACTGCGGGGTGCTCGTTCACTGTCTGGCGGGTGTCAGCCGGTCCGTCACTGTCACCGTGGCCTACCTCATGCAGAAGCTGCACCTCTCACTCAACGATGCCTATGATCTGGTCAAGAGGAAGAAGTCCAACATCTCGCCCAACTTCAGCTTCATGGGGCAGCTGCTGGACTTCGAGCGCACCCTGCAGCTGGAAGAGCGCCGTGCCCGAGAGAGGGGCAGCGGGGGGCAGGAGTCGACCGCCTCTGATCCCCCCTCTTTCTTCACCACCCCGACCAGCGATGGCGTCTTCGAGCTGGACGCCACATAG